The following is a genomic window from Butyricimonas faecihominis.
GAGATCATCGGCAGCATGAAAGGCAAGAAAGACCCCACCTACAAGGACCCCGCGAAACGCGAGAAACGGGACCTGCGCATTGCCGGGTACGGGGGCAGCGGGAAAGTCACCCGCGTCCTCAAAGTCATCCTCCGCGAGGGATTCCTTGAACGCAAACGCAACCAGAGCCCGGCCAACGCCTTCGTCCAGAAGAACGTGAAAACGCTCTGCACCGCCACCCGCGACAAGGACACCAAGGAAATCGTGCTGGAGTACGACTTCGACAACATGTCCGTCTCCTCCGGCTCCCTCGACGCCCCGAACGTTGACGTCGCCGTCAACCTCGAAGAGGGCATCGTCACCTTCACCCAGACCGCGGAAGTCATCCCCGGTGGCCTCGCCCGCGACGACGACAAGCTCTTCGCCTGCCTCTTCTCCGTGAACAACGCCGACGGCCCCGTCCCCGCCATCGAGTACCTCATGCGCGGTATGCTCGAAACCTTGCGGCAAAGAGGCGAGAACGGCATCACCTCCACCGTCATCCCCGCGGGCTGGAACAAGGTCAACCTCTTCATCTACACCTTCGCCGCCTCCGCCGATGGCACCTACTCCTCGCCCACCGTCCGCTCCTACCCGCCCCCCACGGCCCGGGAAATCGCCCTCGCCAAAGTCGAGCAGGAATGGGAAGACGCCCGCCTACACCTCGCCATCCTCCGCAACACCGCCACCGACGAGCAACTCGAAGCCATCGACCGGGCCAAAAAAGAGGAAAAAACTGTCGCCTCCCGCGCCGAAAAAGACGCCCTCCGCGCCGGCCTCCCCCCCTTCGAAGCCAAACTCACCGGCCTCCGTGCCGGCATCGACAGGCTGAAAGGAATTTAGAATTTAGTTTTTAACTTTAAAGCAAGATAGCATTCCAGCTCCTCCTCTGTTCATAGAGGAGGTGGCTGCGAAGCAGACAGAGGAGTTTTTTGAGGATAAAATACCTTTTGACACACCCTCCCAGAGGGGGTTCAATCTAAAATCTAAAATCCAAAACCTCCACCTCATCCTCCAACCCAATCATCGCGTTCACCAGCAACGCCCGCCGGAAACGACGAATATCCTCCACCCGGATCGGGCACGCCTGAATCCTCCCCTCGTCCAACAAACTCTGCCGCCTAGTCCCCTCAAGCAAACAAGTCTCCGGCGTGTAAAGACCACCCCCCGCATCCTCGAACACCACGTTCGTAAAAGAGGTATCGGTCACCCATCCATCCCGCACGATCAACACGTCATCACACTCCCCCCGCTTTTCCAGCAAACGGGCAAACACCGACCGATCCGTCGATTTGTAGCGGTAGTCCACGCCATCCCCATTCACCAGTCGCAAACTCCTGATCCGCCTCATCACGTAAGGCTGAAAACTCACCTCCCGGACCTCCGAATCATACACCACCCGACACTTCACCAACCCGGAACACATCGCGGCCGGAACAACCATCCGCCCGACCTCCCACGCGAGAGGCTTCCCGAAAAAGGCCTCCGCCGTCGCCCTTGCCCTTCGCTCGTGGGCTTCCAAATTATAAAACTGCCCGTCCAGCACCTTGATCGTCTCGATAAAACGCTCCATAACAAATTTATTTAGAAACTTATATACAAATTCATAGCAAATTAACTCCCTCCCGGCTTCGCCGTACTCCCTCTATAAACAGAGGGAGAGCTAAGTAACTCTCTGTCTTTAGGATGAAGTACCAGCTCCTCCTCTGTTTATAGAGGAGGTGGCACGAAGTGACGGAGGAGTTTGAGCATGATTACTTATCGAACGGAAGATACACCTTTGCCAGCACCTCCTCGTACTCCGCCCGGCACTCACTATTAATCGTGATTCCCCCGC
Proteins encoded in this region:
- a CDS encoding aminotransferase class IV; its protein translation is MERFIETIKVLDGQFYNLEAHERRARATAEAFFGKPLAWEVGRMVVPAAMCSGLVKCRVVYDSEVREVSFQPYVMRRIRSLRLVNGDGVDYRYKSTDRSVFARLLEKRGECDDVLIVRDGWVTDTSFTNVVFEDAGGGLYTPETCLLEGTRRQSLLDEGRIQACPIRVEDIRRFRRALLVNAMIGLEDEVEVLDFRF